The genomic segment TACAACGTAAATGCGcaacaaccttgagaactaaaatgttatgacccttgtgttTGTTACACTTGCTCATTCACAcgtagaattttttatttaattttaaaaatgtgttattatcggtattaaatttcatataaatctaatatccataaaacttttataatttacaaaaaggtTTCAGCCCGCCTTTtgcacattatatattttgttttgtgcaATAAAgcgtcaaaaaataatataattcttcaacgcactttgatttaattgttggtaaaaaacagttatataacaaacaataataaacaacaataaagtaatcatttatatttagatcAGCGCAATGGATATATTCAGACAGTACCTCAGAGGCGTTCGCTCTATTAGACTCAGTGATAGGAAACTGTATCTTAAATGGTGAGAATAAATTCACTGAACCCGAGTCGTACAGGGTGTCGAACTATAACACAGTCTACATAGAAAACCAATGCGGACATGACTGTGAGTATAAGATATTAAAGTACTAACACTTacctaaattatatgtataaccaAATATATTACAAGTCCGGTCAAACAATTTAAATCGATATTTGAGTTGGATGTTTTTTtaacagttattattaataagaattaattgTGTTTTGTTGAAAgttggttttttattaataccatCGCTAGAAAAAGTGTTCAACATTAGAAAtatgaaacattaatttttaaataaacatgtctcctaaacatttttttaactaaacttattttaaggactagcaaaaaaaaatagtaatggtGGCTGATGAGAAGGAAATAGCAAGACCTAAGTATGATAAATTGTTGAACCTATTAGAATACAGATTAGTAACCATTTATTTGATTAACCTAGAatgaataaatttgataaatttagtgaattatataatgattctagtaaaatgttaatttcaGATCCCAAAAAAATTGATAGATGCTCTTACGAAGAATATTACAATCAAACTTTAAAACACGTGGATTTGACCgctaaaaattatacaaaagatGAGGTATCTATATcatatcttaattattaaataatatgttactgTTGTAGCGAAATTATAATTGTGACccagtaattttatattgatcCCTCGACTTAATCTAGGGACTTTGGATCTACGGCCTTATAAACTAGACCATCGAGGATAAAGTTAAATCATCGCGTATATCTAGAAATACAAATGCATAATGCAAAATGTTAGCATCTAAAGTCTTTATCTGGCGTAAGTTATACGAACGATGTAATAACAACGTAGATCGACATTTTTTACGTcgtttcataattatagtaaattaccttgataattaataaaaatatgtttataaaaaacaagGAAAATTAACATTACATAGATAAATAACCCATTTTGTCAGCTATTTacagttatatttatgtaaataataagattttggCAATTAACATTTCTATAAAACGATTTAAATGAGGTTTTTATATTTCCTCCAATATGTTTTcctcttataaaataaaaaaatttaatgtatacaatatacatatgtatttatcgTATGCCTTTGAACTGTCAACTGGTTCTTAAATGCAAACATTAACATACTCgtaagttacaataaaaaaaaaattgttttgaaagTTTGAGCCACACTcataatgttacattttttatcttttttagtGTAAATTCGCATGCGAGAGTGAGAAAAGATTTGTATGTCGTGGTTTCACTTGGACGGCGGTTCAATCTCGTGGTCTTTGTGATCTTCACAGTGAAGACCTCGTCACTACAGGGTCTTGGTTGTTGCGTCGGGTGACCGGAGCAACGTACTACCGTCGGGTTATATGTCTCAACAGTATGTCATTGACAgtcatttaatttacattttacattaatccatatgtaaatatttatatgtatagtaataatttaGTACTTATTGAAGCTTTTTTGTGGTTTTGCGGtacaattgattattattaataacatttatttaattttgtccgccatattttattataagagatataaaaaatacctaatgtGGATTTACGTTTCATTATCGATAATGCCAtttcttaaaattgtattcCAGTAAGCGTAGAATGCGAAGGTTCCCACTTAGTAGTAGCATACAGACCGCGCGGCCTGTTCCGCGGGCGCATGTACGTGCCCGGCCGCAGCGAGCGCTGCAGCGCACGCGCTCTTACACCGACCGCGCCAGTCCGCCTCGCTCTACCTCTGCACGGCGACTGCGATGTAAATTTTGCCTATGCGATTAGTAAGGGGCCCACTGGAATTGTGAATAGGTAATTCGATATGTGTTCTACTTGGAAACAATTTCCACTcaatttttccttcaccgactgGCAGAAGTTCAACTAAGCACACAAactaagaacatgaaaattcggttAAGATTTGCGTGTCCTAAACATTAGGCCATTTCGAAATAAACCTATTGTCGTTttgctaattataattaaccaAGAAATATTTCTGATGGTATTACAGAACAATGGCATACGTGATGTTAATGATTCAGACCAACCCGATCATTCAGACAGCGGGGGACCGCTGGGTACGTGTGGGTTGCTCGCCGGGCGCTGGGGCTAGGGGATATGCTAAGGTTGAAGCTACCGTCGCCGTAAAGGACTCCGGGTAAGGCTATTGTTTACATacaaattagtttcagtaaTAGATATTGACGCTGCTATGACTGACCTACCAAAGGTAGAtgctaatatttgaaaaatagcttaccttttatttaatcaaaaaactATTTAGAGCAGGCAGAATCTAAGTTAGGTGGACTGAAGATTGGTCACCAACGGCTGCGtagaaataatgtaatttaaattgtgacctcttaaaaggtataaaaattaactgtcgcttttatttatactagtggctttgtgcaagctcgtctgggtaggtaccacccactcatcagatattctaccgcaaaacaggagtacttggtattgttgtgttccggtttgaagggtaagtgagccagtgtaattacaggcactaaagacataacaccttagttcccaaggttggtgatgcattgtcgatgtaagcgatggttaacatttcttacaataccaatgtttataggcgtttggtgaccacttaccatcaggtgacagGTGACATTGTGCCTTTATAAGATAGTCCCAAAAATTGTCCGAAAGTTAAAAGTTGTAAAATCAACGTTTATGTGCCAAAGATtcttatgaaaaattatttttaaaacgagaAAGAATGGGAATTTAACGTTCGTCTCAAGGCAGCTTAAGAAATACATATCATTACCAATTGTAAAGACAGACAACAATTGTCTTATAGTGtaactttttgaaatatttatgtcgatttcgatttttttgaagatttattaaatttgtcagAACAGTCTGTTTTTCTTTACTGACTCTGTCTTTTGAGAAAATATCTCTACTCTACGTTCTTTACATTTCACCATAACTTGAACGTGAATACACGGAGAGTCAACTTCTGTCTGGTCGTCTGGCCGTTGTCAATTGGAAAATGTGTAATAATCTttgtgttacatatatataacatcagACGGCCGTCAATAGCCAGCGAGTCGAACGAAGACATCGACAACCGGGGTGCGAGTGCTGTGTTCAGTGCCGGCGCGCCGCTTGCGATGTACGCCGTGCGCGCGCATGATGGACACACGGGCGCACTGGGGCTCGGCGAGCCGCTGGAGTTGAGGATAGAAACAACGGGTTAGATATTACAGACAATTATCGTTCATTACTCTAAGATTCATAACAGACAAGTACATAACACTTATCTTTTACTATATGTATTACTTTCTGTGTACATAATTTacgtttttaaacaaaaaatgtgtGAAATTGCAAAAACTGAAGtattaattcaaaaatttttttcAAAGGTTTTAgtaaaatgctttttatttgGGAAAACTTTTTCTAAATTATCGAATTAACGTTTGAGTAGTATTTAGTACAGTTGGTCGAATATATCTGTCATAGATTAGAAGAGTTCCGctatagaaatttaatttgtgtGCCTAGTGCAAGTTTTTCAAATAGTGACAAAATTTgaaattccatacaaatcgcatttaaagtcaacgctatcgaataagtcaATAAAACTCGCACCAGCCACACTATATCAATTAAAGAGTTGGGTGGTTGGGTTTGGTTGAATTAAAAGCTAAGTATATGATTACCCAGACTTCAATGGAAATCTGCGGTTAGTCTCGTCTCATTCattttgtattcatattattcattttgtattcaccgataaataaaataattatgataaaacagCATATGTTTGTGAAGTACTGCGTAAGTATCTTGGTAATACATATTACCAATATTAATTGTCTTCGAACTTTATACTTATGAAAAGatatttatacatagatatattttagtCGATCACGCGTATATTTTttcgtaaattatataagtaaatctttgtatttttagtcttttaaataattgtatactgAAGTCGTAAACTAAGATATTTTCATGACATTTTCCAGATGAATCAGAAATTGAAGCTTATCACTTGGTGGCATCTTCAAGACTCGGCGATAGCTCGGTCCTGTTGTTAGACAGCAAGGGATGTCCAACAGGGCAGGTATAgttatcaaattaaatcaaataaataaattacatccttatttttttaaaaagccgagatggcctagtggttagaacgcgtgaaaaaagccgagatggcctagtggttagaacgcgtgaatcttaaccgatgatcatgggttcaatcccgggtaagcaccactgaattttcatgtgcttaatttgtgattaaaattcatctcgtgcttgaaggtgaaggaaaacatcgtgaagaaacctgcatgtgtctaatttcattgaaattatgtcacatgtgtattctaccaacccgcattggagcagcgtggtggaataagctctaaaaccttctcctcaaaaagggagaggaggccttagcccagcagtgggacattaacaggctgttactgtactgttattttAGTTGAAATACGTAAAGCTACAAACtctgtaaattaatttttattatttacaattatatttataaattaaatttccagctagaaaatcaatgaaatctaaaactctttttaaaaatgtatatagtatacgttgtgtattgatatattttgacatgatgtataatatatattaaatgtcgattacataagaaatattaatatgatgacAATTGATGTATAAGTGCGAGTGCGAGAATTCGCCAAGAAAAACCAATACATTTCCTTAGGAAGATGTAATTGACTTTGTAGTCGGATACTTTGTTATTGTTgtagatatattaaatacttgttattattaatttgtcttAATAGAACAatcaagattatataaatgtcttGAATATTTTTAGGTTGATTTTCCGTCATTTACGAGGTCTCGGGTAGGAGGGATGCAACGACTTTCAGCGCAGTTCAAGGCGTTCCGTTTTCCGACCTCCCAGGTTGTACGTTTCTCTATAATGGTACGGTTCTGCGATGGAAAATGTCCTACGGTATTAAacttcttaatttattaacacaacaaattcaatgaatattaatatttattatattaattgaaatgataatatttcAGCGAAACTGTGGCAAAATAGAGCAATTGAGGAACGCAAGAGACGCTAACGACACGTACGGAGCAACAGAGGCGCAGGTTTCGGAGGTTGGGAGGTTTTCTCCAGTATATtattgtcaaatattattatattattaatatttcgacCATATCTAGTTattatcgttaatttttttttaatttttttcaagtaaattgttatttaaatatactcgAACCTTAATCCTGTACTATCAACAtcctatgtatttaattaaatcataagttagataattattatcattgccTTAAAATTAAGATAGCTGTTTAGATCAAACgtgcatacataaatataaaacactttttttgtttttttttttatacactaggaaggcggacgagcacttggggcacctgatggtaagtggtcaccaacgcccatagatattggcattgtaagaaatgtttaccatcacttacatcaccaatgcgccaccaaccttgggaactaagatgttatgtcctttgtgcctgtaattacactgcactgcacttttttatacaaagaataaaatatacaatcgtAATGTGGTCAGTTATAGTATGTGGCCAATCGTAATGTGGCTAGATATAAGTACGTAGGCAATGCCCTAGTGATCTTGACAACAACGCCAGATAAAAGAGACTGTGCCTAACCGAGGCCGAATACAGTCAAACCTTCGGTCTCTCTGAGGGTGACCAATATTAGTACAGATTTTGGTTGAATGTCAGTAGGAAGGGATATATGAAACATATGAATCGATTGCCACGCTTTTGTGCCGTACGAAATGAAATAGTGATGAAATCAATTGGAATTCGTCTGTCGTCTCGGGACAGCTATATTGAAATCCAAAATTTTTAACTCTCGTACAAGCCTTACTAAcccttgttaaatatataaaagtaataaacatgGTCTTAAAAAGGAATCGTGGGCCACCGCTGTAAGAGTGGGGTGCGGCGACGCGGATAGGGTGCCGCTCGAGCTGCAGCTGCTGGTCGGCGCGAAACCCTTACTCTCCGACACGCTCGTTCGAGCCGATCACCGCTCTGCGCTGCGTGAGTTACCGCTGGACTATACGGCACTAATATACGCTGTACAGGTCACCCAGCCAGATCTACTATTTATTTGAGCTGGGGCAAAATACGAATATGGCGTCCCTTTTACTTCATCACACGAGGCCGACATCCCGGTTTGACTTGCCTACAGATTGGGGATCAGTATGCCAGGTGCAGGCTTATATATCTTAGAGATTTCTGTGATTATACCTGAAAATTACGATGATATAGCTAATCAGTTGAGTTGAATTGTTATacctttttattactaaatagtTACTTTCCTGATTTGCACAGCAATCTGATAATCCTATAATATGTAACTAACTACAAACACACAGACACGAACGAACTGTGCATTCCACTTAGTATTCTAATTAAAGTTCTAACTAATGTTCTAACATTGAAGGAGACGCGATTCTCTTAGTccttttagtatttaattatgcAATAGCAGAACTTTTAATATCGATAGTGTTAGttgtaatttaatgtataaaaatgaacCCTAACGTCTGCTACCAGCGGAAGACCCGCGGCCAACGGATAGTGCAATGGTCTGTGTGCATGAGTTGTTGCTGGTAGCGCTGATGCTGGCGTGGCTCGCCGTGCAGGTGTTGCTGCTGTTGGGCTGCTGCGTGCTTGTTAAGAGGTTAATtgccattttatattttatatttaggcaTGGCACAGTGTGTAAACATTTAAAGCATTTGGCAGGATTTTTCGGATGATTACCAGCCTGACGTCAATCTTCTTGGATTGGTTTATAACTTAAGTTTTCTATGACCTTTTATTTCGAagtttgccgtggagtaccggcttagaatagtactcccccaatgacatcccgtgggtgtcgtaagaggcgactgagggacggggaaaaggggggatgggcagcagcgtcccccctcccataaacatcttaccccctactgcgctcgccaacacgcctgcccagcgcggcgagtatgggcaaacccctcccttaatggcagatgcgcccaaaaaaaggcccccagttaccggcaagcccgctaggcccgaccaaggtagcggtcgcggtatcggcagggcagggggtgctaagaatcaccggttcacggcaggctaccgtataaaacgactgaaaatggcaacgtataatggacgctcgatgaggctggaccatcacctcgccgaattagaagtagagttaagtcatataaactggcatatactggggttatctgaagtccgaagacagggggaggacacgataactctagagtccggtaacttactctacttccgcgaaggtgataacctctcccagggtggtgtcggttttctagtcaaaaaggatctcattagcagcattgtggaaatcagtagtgtgtcgaaccgggtagcgtaccttgtcctaaaactttccgacaggtactccctgaaggttgtacaggtatatgcgccaacttcgacatactctgatgatgtggtcgaagcgatgtacgaggacatcgcaaaggccctcaacgacacctcgagggcccactacaatgttgttatgggagactttaatgctaaagtgggagtacaagatagcggtgaatcgaaagtcggaccttacggcttgggctgcagaaatcacagggggcaaatgctggtaaactttctcgaagcgcaggggctttttttgatgaattctttctttcaaaaaaagcctcagaggaggtggacctggcgaagccccgataacgtgacaaggaacgagatagactttatcatttcgaataaaaggcacatatttagagatgtttcagtgatcaacaggtttaataccggaagtgatcaccgcttggttcgaggcactctaaatatcaacttaaaagccgaaagatcgagaatgatgaggtctactctccgacctaccatgctccaagctgctcaaggctccgaaaagttccaaatggaacttcaaaatcaattcaccgcgttggaaaccataagcagcattgatgagagaaccgacacgctggtcaaaatactgcaaaacacatcccgcaagtgttttccgccacagagaagagacaacgcaccaaaactctctgctgagacactcgagctcatgagaaaacgacgagaactaccatcgtttttgtcagataaggccttaaaccgaacaataaaaacgctgacgcgacgcgatctccgacgctccaatacccgtgccatcaaggctgcgattgagcaaaatcggggatcgaaagtgttcgctcgcaagtttgggaggccgcgtctgacaaaacttaaaactgaaaatggtggggtcgttacctctaggcctgagattgtcggagaagtagagaggttttatgggcagttgttctcttcaagatcggataaacccgtgggaatcagtattgatgaccagcgcgcccctcttatgcgccattactctgaggagctcccggtcgttgaccaaggagagattagggcggctctagaacagcttaaaaacaacaaagctccgggagatgacggaatcacaacagagttgcttaaggcaggcgggactccggtcctgaaagagctagcaagcctctttaattccgtcatccaacatggcaagaccccggaaacgtggagcgggagtgaggtggtactgtttttcaagaaaggtgataaaaccctcttgaaaaactacagaccaatctccctcctgagtcacgtgtataagctgttctcaagagtcgtcacgaaccgtctcgccagacgacttgacgagttccagcccccagagcaagccggctttcgatcaggctacagcaccgtggaccacatccatactgttcggcagattgtgcagaagaccgaagagtacaatcagccgctgtgtatggcattcgtggactacgagaaagccttcgactccatcgaaacctgggcagtgctcgactcattgcagagatgtcatatcgattggagatatatcgaggtactgagatgtctgtacaacgccgctacaatgactgtccacatccaggactgtaagacgaaggcgatccaactgcgcagaggggtgagacagggggatgtaatatccccgaaactgttcaccaacgcgttggaagacgttttcaaaacgctggattggactatgtatggagtcaatgtaaacggcgagtacatctcacaccttcgatttgccgacgatatcgtcatcatagcagagtcgctggaacaactcaccgaaatgctgcgtagcctaggcgagtcttcccggtgtgtcggtctcggtatgaacttggacaagaccaaggtcatgttcaataggcatgtcgtgccgggaccgatatacgtcgaggggaaacctctcgaagttgttagtgaatatacctacctaggacagataatacaagtcggtaggaacaacttcgagaaggaagccgatcgaagaattcgcttgggatgggcagcatttggcaaccttcgtcaagtcctcaagtcgtctataccgcaatgtttgaagacgaaagtcttcaaccaatgcgtcttacctgccatgacatacggtgccgaaacgtggacactaactgcgggactagtccacaaattcaaagtcgctcagcgtgctatggagcgagctatgctcggagtatctttgaaggataagatcagaaatgagattatccggaaaagaaccggagtcaccgacatagcttgcaaaattagcaggctgaagtggcagtgggctggtcacgtatgtcgtaggaccgatggccgttggagcagacgagtcctagagtggagaccgcgaatcggcaagcgcagcgtagggcgccctccagccaggtggaccgacgaccttaagaaggtggcgggcaccaactggatgcggaaggcggaggacagggagctttggcgcaccttgggagaggcctatgttcagcagtggacaacgattggctgttgattttatTTCGAAGACCTTTTAATCATTAAAGTCCTTCAGACCACTTTATATTCAaacatgtataattaaattttagtgtaACTCTCTTAACATTTTTTGGAACATTATACGATTCACTGTAacacttatttattgttttcagatATAGAAATTTAGCGGAAATGAATATGCAGAAAGATTACCATTCCTTCGACAACGTGGGCTTCGAAACTGGCTCTACACATCGACGTGTTCACTGGCCAGACCAAAACATAGATATAATACACGCCTCATAGTtacattttagttatatatcaaATTTGTAGTATAGtccaatttgtattataatctgtttttaaatattctttaataaatgtatttatttatatagactaGCTTTTATTTAGCTTTACCTGTTTGTTCCATTCACGGATTAAGCTACAACTTCGCGCCTCTATTAGAGCAGTGGCTGGAATGATGACACAGTGCGCTCATTATAAAACTGAAgtctatactaaaataaattatgaagtatttaatttattaaaatttaaaaagaaatgctatttatacatttcatattatatgaaCTCCAATTTAACTTTTGCCAAAAAAAACGGTCACTTACGTTAAACATTCGCTCTGCCTTCGTTAGTCGTAGCGTGATCTGTGTTATAGCCGTGCCAATGCAGCCAATATGGTCGCATGAGACCCCTGGTACAAGGGAGTCCGAGCAATATACAAGcgattctttttatttaaaactttttcgaGGTCGAACTTCGAAAACAAagttgttgtttgttgttttatcGAAAACAAAGTCTTTCGGAAACGAGGGATAAGAAAGTGCCTTGTAAGTGATTTAATTCCGCACAAAATGGACGATTATGATCGCATGGTTCTCTAGACTCAGTTTTTCTACCACTACCACAGGctctatatatatgtttttcagATTAGACTAATAATTTTAGCACATTTAAACAAACTTTTTAGCTTTATTTATCAGCTtagaaaatagataaataatttgcatatatatatttaattttcctaTTAATAACAggtatgcaggtttcctcacgatgatttacTTTACCGTAAAgtccgagatga from the Nymphalis io chromosome 10, ilAglIoxx1.1, whole genome shotgun sequence genome contains:
- the LOC126771511 gene encoding uncharacterized protein LOC126771511 isoform X1, producing the protein MMQYGNIVCVILFTLAAYSEPRCPPTLSQTFVRWSGMTPDKATPVFVYSASGDEESLTGACLARCRELEDCAAVIVAFTKGNCQGIAISHSRQFYADNDVAYFNKICLKSSHNCDNSWWFLESTPGYYLNSEGPNVKIITNTTIQECYNDIFSTNEKHYRSAQWIYSDSTSEAFALLDSVIGNCILNGENKFTEPESYRVSNYNTVYIENQCGHDYPKKIDRCSYEEYYNQTLKHVDLTAKNYTKDECKFACESEKRFVCRGFTWTAVQSRGLCDLHSEDLVTTGSWLLRRVTGATYYRRVICLNISVECEGSHLVVAYRPRGLFRGRMYVPGRSERCSARALTPTAPVRLALPLHGDCDVNFAYAISKGPTGIVNRTMAYVMLMIQTNPIIQTAGDRWVRVGCSPGAGARGYAKVEATVAVKDSGRPSIASESNEDIDNRGASAVFSAGAPLAMYAVRAHDGHTGALGLGEPLELRIETTDESEIEAYHLVASSRLGDSSVLLLDSKGCPTGQVDFPSFTRSRVGGMQRLSAQFKAFRFPTSQVVRFSIMVRFCDGKCPTRNCGKIEQLRNARDANDTYGATEAQVSEESWATAVRVGCGDADRVPLELQLLVGAKPLLSDTLVRADHRSALPEDPRPTDSAMVCVHELLLVALMLAWLAVQVLLLLGCCVLVKRYRNLAEMNMQKDYHSFDNVGFETGSTHRRVHWPDQNIDIIHAS
- the LOC126771511 gene encoding uncharacterized protein LOC126771511 isoform X2, giving the protein MTPDKATPVFVYSASGDEESLTGACLARCRELEDCAAVIVAFTKGNCQGIAISHSRQFYADNDVAYFNKICLKSSHNCDNSWWFLESTPGYYLNSEGPNVKIITNTTIQECYNDIFSTNEKHYRSAQWIYSDSTSEAFALLDSVIGNCILNGENKFTEPESYRVSNYNTVYIENQCGHDYPKKIDRCSYEEYYNQTLKHVDLTAKNYTKDECKFACESEKRFVCRGFTWTAVQSRGLCDLHSEDLVTTGSWLLRRVTGATYYRRVICLNISVECEGSHLVVAYRPRGLFRGRMYVPGRSERCSARALTPTAPVRLALPLHGDCDVNFAYAISKGPTGIVNRTMAYVMLMIQTNPIIQTAGDRWVRVGCSPGAGARGYAKVEATVAVKDSGRPSIASESNEDIDNRGASAVFSAGAPLAMYAVRAHDGHTGALGLGEPLELRIETTDESEIEAYHLVASSRLGDSSVLLLDSKGCPTGQVDFPSFTRSRVGGMQRLSAQFKAFRFPTSQVVRFSIMVRFCDGKCPTRNCGKIEQLRNARDANDTYGATEAQVSEESWATAVRVGCGDADRVPLELQLLVGAKPLLSDTLVRADHRSALPEDPRPTDSAMVCVHELLLVALMLAWLAVQVLLLLGCCVLVKRYRNLAEMNMQKDYHSFDNVGFETGSTHRRVHWPDQNIDIIHAS